The sequence below is a genomic window from Gossypium hirsutum isolate 1008001.06 chromosome A11, Gossypium_hirsutum_v2.1, whole genome shotgun sequence.
ACACTCAAAAGCAGTGAAAAATCACATATCCATAGCGTTACCCACAACCCAGCATTTTCCTACATAGGGGGTGATCCATCAGCTATAGTGTAAATGTTGAACAACGAGAAAAATGCCAGGAGTAACTCATGTACAAGCCACAATAGCTTATCAATCAGTAAGTAAATGAACATAAAACTGACAAAAAGAATCACCTTATATGAGTATCTTAGTCTCAGTTCTTCATCTGTGTAATGGGCTGCACCGACCCCATTCAAAATCGGACCTTTAAGAATCCCATTTATCAACAATTTGCTTGGCACTTCTTCATCTTCTCTCTCCTCAAGTGTAACTTCACCGGTAGGGAATCTAATTGTTGCTTTCGGCTTAAGCAACACAATAGAAACGGAGGCAATTAGAGAGAAAAAAGAGCTAGGAACATGttttaagtatattaaattgGAAAAAGAAGCATATGAGAAGGTGATAACATATAAGCATAAAAACGCAAGAGCACCATCGCCAGTCCAGTCTCAAGCGAAGCAAAGAAGCATAGGATCAGTTGACTAATGCATGCAGATAATTACAACAATATGATGCCACATGCATCCTACAAGCAAGAACCTGAAAATTGCCAAATGCTTCTTCAACCCCAAAAAGCAGCTAAAATCGCAACCATACTATCACCCAGAAACAGCAAAGATCAGAATTTTCCCGAAATAATAAGACACTATGGATAAATAGGACTCACCAAGCCAATATATGGAACAGGAGACGACACTTCAACGGCATAACCAGGATCAGCAACATTCGCAATCATTGCAACCTCGCCTCGTTTTGCCTGAAAAAGAATATATGAAAGAGATTAAAAGAGATACACCCTATGTATGGCATCAATGAAATATTCATTTAGCACTTCACTTAACATTGTGAATAAAAGTGCTTGGCTTCAATATCAACTATAAAATATTCCCATTCCCAAAAGCACCTCTTCAGGTTTTTATACTAATTCCAAAAGCAAAAAAGAATATTCAATAGGGTcttcaatttcattaaaaaaaacacccaagaaggtaaaagtatcatggaggcccctGTACTGgtagttagattgcattttactcCCTCTACTGAAAAATTGGGCAAATTAGTTctgtatattagattaaaaagtaaattgctcatttttgttaaaaatttcatcccgTTTGTACTGTTAAACTAGCGTGGCATGCAATATGTACCTCagatgtaatttttaataaaaggaccATAAATAGATGGAATTTACCCATTTTTAGTAGAAGGACAAAATGTAATCAACTCCTAGGCCTCCATGGTAGTTTTACCCACCCAAGAACAAATCTGGTTTTCAAAATTTCCTCTTTGAAACACAAAAAATTGAAACTCCCTTTGAAAAGAATCTACATCCTAATGACTCACCAAACAAAACAATCTCTCAAAGTAGGGTTCATATATTTTCATTAACACTAAAAACTTCAACCACTGCAACTAAGCAAAAAAAGGGGGCAAACCTTAACATCATGAGCAGCTTTGAACTGCAATTTAGGACCCACATCAAAAGATGTCTTGATAAGAGCATTTTTTTCCTCAGGATCATAGTGAATAGACAAATGCTTCGAAGTTAACGCCAAAAGAGGCTCCGAGATCTCACGTTTAACGTTATTAACGAAGGATAGTTTAAGCTTAGCAAGGTCATCGAACAACTTAAAAGACACTTTGTGAAAGAACACACGGCTATCACTGTCGAACTCTGAAGTCACTCTAAGGGATGGTCTGTTGGATATCAAGGATAGAAACTGATTGGGTTTTGTGGGCGGCGGCGGCGGTGATGGTGGTGCCGGCGGTGTTATGGGTGAGATTAGGTAATCAGGGGTTTGTGAGGATGGTTCCAGCattgctattttttttaaatttaattcaaaaaataatattgaaaggCTTGAAATTTTAGGCTTATCAGCTAACAGAGAGCAACAAGCTAAGGCTTTGCTTTGTTTGAAAGAGAAAGAGATTATTTTTTTTGGATGTTTATAGTTGGGgccatttttgtttcttttttaaattttttggcaAATTTTCTGAAATGGTTTTTGGGTAAATTGCACTTAAAgtcactaaataattaataaatttaatttttggacatccaacttcaaaaagttataaaatactcattaaattatttgaaagttttaatttttttttggataaaaagtTCAGCTAACGAACTGCAAGCCATGATTCGATAATCAGTATAATCTGGCAGTTAGTATGAAGATAGTAGAAGATAACtgttatttaataataataataaaatccagCGAGGGGTTCAGATTAGTGCATATGTGCCTTGgaagtatttttaaaaatggtttgtattgaaaatatattatttacaatttatatttaaaattgtaaactcttaagaaaattttgaaataattgaactgatctattattaaaaaaaataatttaaatataaaacaaaagTACATATCTACACGATACCTTGATTATTTAAAtcatatcaatttatttaataaaattatttaaaagattttaaGAAACAAATaatatcttttataaatttaaatttaatataaaaaatttcataatatatatatctgAGCAATTCGATTCACTAAAGAGAAACATATTATATGGAGGAAAAACTAATACAAATTATAGCCCAGTTTTtggaaaagaataataataattctcataaaaaaaggaaaaagaaaaggtggGATATTTCATAATAGTGTCCCTACTTTAAcagaggaagaaaaaaaaaggggttaacTATTGGTGCTGATTAACAGACAGCCCCATAAACGAATCATAAATACTCAAAGTAACCTATGTTTTAACCCACATTTACTTTCACTACTGTAAGaatcaaacataaaatataaccCCAATGAATTATGCTGTTGCTTTCAATTCAATCCTTGGTTGCCTTTTTCAATCATTTAATGCTTCAGCTTCAGGGTCCCTTTCCTTCATTGCTGTCCAATTTTCCATCTCtgataaagaaagaaaataaacccGAAAAAATGTTGTTAGAAAACCGGAGATGGATTGAGCGACCAGAAAAACGATAGATGTTTGATTTGGTAGAATGTATGTTACTTGGTTTGTCTGAAATTGCCATCAGCCGTCTTTGCAAGATGGATGCAACAAGGAGAAAAATCGAGCACATACCGAACATAACGGTGATGGGGAATGCGTCGACCTTCAGAGGAAAAAACGGGATTAACAACGGAGTTAATAATGTGTCTTATGGTATGTGATTTGAGTGTTTAACATACATTGTATAGCACAATGCAGACGAAGATGTTGAGAGGAATGCGGAAAAAGTTCATGATGGTGCTCCGAGCCTCCTCCGGGATGTATTGGGATCTCATTTTCATAATGGATGGCCAGAATATCCCTACGCAAGCTTCAAAAGTACAGAAACCAAGAAGTTGAAGACAACCTGCGAATGAGATGCTTCCGCCTTTCACTTTCGAAGGTGCTACCAAGAACTGTTGTAAATTCATCTAGTTAGGAGCCCAGTTAAAGAACGAGTAAGAGAGAGTATGAGATGTTGGAACGTACATTGGTTATAATCGGAAGCGTGAGAGAGGCTGAGGAAATCACAAAAACGATTTGCATGTAGCTTTCTACCCTAGGTGATGATCGAGCCATCAAACGAGATGCAAGGGAGCTTCCCAACATCGAAGCCAACATGAAAGTGGCGAAAATGAAACCGTGAGGGATCTCTTCTTCGTTGGGGCTCAAAGCAGGTGTCCAAAGGAACACAAATGTGTACATTGAACCTTCGAACAGAGACTGTATTGCACCCAGCAAAGCAATTTTTTCATCTGCAACACACGGAAGAAAACAAATAAGGATGACCGTTAAAAAGTCATGAGTCATCAGAGATGGTAATCGATCAATGATCgagttttaaagtaaatattgaACTCTACCCGAAGCTATTGCTACAGCAGCGCCCCTGAACTGGGTCAGCAAGTCCTTATTTTCTGAAGGATCTCCGAAATTTTCGGTCCATGATGATAAAATAATGGCCATCCCAATGGCAAGAAAGATCGCAGCAGCATCAAAAGGAGCCACAGGTCCAAGGGATAATGAATCAACGAGCACGTTTCCAAACAACCCAGCCAAAATGGCAACAAGACCATTACCAAGAAATATTGCCTTTGAAAATGTTAAAGATAACCATTGTTGCTCGAAGCCCCTCTGCAAAGATTCAAAGCAAAAACAGACTCCTCAAGAATAACATAAATCGTAAATCTAGCTTGATATGCATCGAAGAGTAAAGAGCAAGGAAGCGACGACTCACTTTATTATGTTCTGCAACAAGCCATGACTCGAATGCCGAAAAGAGAAGAGAAGTGGCGATACCTCCCAGAACCCGACCTACCATCAAAATTTTGTATTGAGGAGAATGTTTCGTTATGCAACTAAGCATGTAAGTTATGCAGTAAGTAACACAAGCCCTCCTTCGGCCCCTGAATTGAACAAATGTAAGTATTGTCAGCTTAAGACAAATATATGTCTGCTACAGAATgcaaactaaaaaaaacttactGTTTGTCTGCTAAAGATCCGACAATTGTCCCGAACAACATAGAGGACCCAAAACCGGCAATAAAAAGTTGTCCAATTTCACCTTTTCCGAACCCATATGTACTGTAAAGATAGTAAACATACGGACCCTGCAGCCAGTCTCCAGCTATTTACACATAAACAACCGTTTATCAAAACAGAATCAGAAGAAGTAACGCGTTTAAGATCGCGAATTACATGGATCGAACAGCAATGTCATTGAAGACTAGTACTTAGAGCTAGATAAACCGCTAATTATGAATACGATTCATCGAATTTGTGACTCGGGGTTTGATTATATAAGGTGCCGTGTGGGTACTAAACTCAAAACCAAAATTGGACAAACCATCGTCAACCAAATAGAACCACGAAACCCAGCAATAGCGACTTATCTCCAACACAACAAAAGAACCACTGGAAGACCGTAATGGAGACAGAGGGGACCTTGCCCCCCAaatttgaaacttttcatttttcccttgaaatttttaatttggtccccctaattttttgaaaattttaattaagttcttctatattttttttcaaaattttcatttaaacaaaaacattatcatatcacaccccccccccaaaaaaaacccaGATTCAGACTACGAAACCCAGATCGACAGCATTAGATCAGATCCaagttaatataaaaaaagaTCTAAAACGACAGAAACGGAAAATCAGATCTGGGTATAATAAAGTTAAGGGAGTTAACTTAGTTACCCATCATGAGAGAATAAACGACAAGATAATTGTtcttgaaggaattgaaagcagAGGACGTGTTGATTCGATCTTTGCTGTTCTTGCTTAGCTCTAATGCTGCCACCACCGCTCCCAATGCCCCGAACACCACGAAGTAGAACAGCTCCATTGCTGCTGCAGCTGTTTACAATACTCACGAATCACCAGTCACCAAAATTCTTCCCTTTTTTGTTTACTTCTCGGGAGAGACGATGGGAGACTTAATGTAAAGCTGCGAAGTGTGAAGCCATATATAAGTCCTTTCTGCACAGTGTGGGTTCATATTTTAGTGcattaaattgggttttaatcCACTGCAACCTTTACTTTTTAGTATTTGGTGCATTTTCATTTAGGTTAATATAATTCTTGATCCCTTAATTTCagaattaagtttattttagtaTCTATACCTTTTTTTTTGTCTATAAACGTGATAATTAGATTCATTTTTGTTCCTCAACTTGGATTTTGGTAATGATGTAACCAGTGATACTGGAATAAGACCAAATTGAACAAACCGAGAACTGATCGATATAACAGTTAGAACAAAGGGATTAAACAAAAAGACTCGGAAACtgcttaaaattgataaaaattaaaaaccgaaacaaaaataGATCGTTAAATAGGTTGAACCGGTTTAATAAATTTttacattctattttttttagaatttgataaaattttaattaattatttaattattattgtttcAACAATCAAATTGGTTGAATCAAGAATCAGTGATCTGACCTATTCAACCACAAATTCGATTATTAAAACATTGAATGGGACACTATAAAATTGTATCACATatcacttgaaaatttatataaaattttaaattttcaagtaaTGCCATATCattaattttcttatatttttcaaattcaggaTCAAAATAGACCTAATTGactaattgtcaagttcaagtgttaaaatggacaaaaaaatacaagtatcaaAAGTTCAgggctaaaaattatattatcactTTCATTTAAATGGTTGTACTTTTGACTTAATCGAGAAGAACAGTGTGGTCAGTTTCACGGGGTACGATAGGGTAATAGCGGAGGGGTGTTGGAGATATAGTGGGGACGAGTAACAGACGATGGAAACCGTGAAGGACGCGGTTATTTCTACAATTGGATCCATtgatgtttctttttttttgaactgTACACGTGGCGGGACCTAGGTTGTCCGGTATGACCATTACTATAGCCGAGGTGTCGGTGGTTCATATGGTGAACGCATTTGGCATGAAACTGGCTCTAATTATGTCTTTAGTCCCTATATTAAAAaactgaaatttgaaatttaatctaaatttatatattcattttaaCAACATTATTATTAGGTCCCAAGTTGTTGTCATTAAAGCAAGAGATAAAAGCGACCTTTAGTTTCAGAATTCAACAATCATCTTGATCCCTAAACTTGTTTTATGTCCTTATCAATTTCGAAGTTTtgcatttcttttaatttagttcCAAAACTTGAATTCCATTCTAGAGTGACGATATAATATTCTGAAATTGTATCATATTAcctgaaaatcattaaaatttctattttttttaaatagatgatGATGGGGCATAGTCTCAAGGTGCCAAATATCATACCTTGACAAAATTCAAGTtcatggaccaaattgaaaaaaattatcaaattctaaaattaatttggactgaaaaaaaaccaaaaatcaatataaaaaagtTTTCAAATCAGGGACTAGATGTTATTTTACCCTTCCAAGCAATTaggctaattttatttttactattatccAATCACTGTAGTAAAACCATATGAAAATCCATTTGCATACAAATAAAATGCTTAAAATTGTTTAAAAGAAATCCGTCTTCAATTTAAAGGAAGCAActaattataacattaaaaatataatcaaTTAATTGAATTACGTgatatttaaatagttaattaaactatgtaaaactaaattaaaataaaaaattgaatttataaattaaggtttaaactaaattaaatttggattttttttgttaaaatatacagcaagtcattgtacttttataaatttggaatatagtctctatactttttatttttagaaatttagtctctttattttttaaatttcaaaattcaagtccaactgTTAACACTTTTAAAttcattttgttaaatttaggttaattataatattattttcaattatatGGCTACCAAATGaatatcttttttatatatatttaaaatgtcacacctacaaatttaacaaaaaaacaaTATTGCCCCCAGATATTGTACTGAATAGCCGGTTTTGGAAAATTCTTACAAGATAAAGAATTTATAGGTTTGCCAGTCAAATATACCATGCACCATTTGATTTGCTTTCACGTGTTCATATGTCAGGTAGCGTCGagattagattttaaaaaattagtttgagtttaatttgtttaagtttattcaaataattcgttttaatattcaaaagatataaatatttgtttaaatttaattataaaattatatagatATAAAGATAAATTTAGACAATATTTTATATCAATAGAATGATATACCGAATCGATTAAAAAACTTACATGTATAATGAGTATAAATATCTTAATAAAGTGAacaattgaattgttaaaattattttaattttacatcggtataaatatataaatatttcatattaaataaatttcaaattatatcataCTGTCTTTTTAGAGTGAAAACCACAGCTATTTTGATGAAgtggatattatatatatatatatcagtgtAAAATGGGACTTTTTCGTGCTTGAATTAGTCGACTATCTGATAGTGATATGCATAAAACATTGTTCGACTGAAGCTTTTCATTGGTTAGAATAGCTTCGAAATTCTTATGAAAACGGTTCAATAtcttaaaagaattaaaaatctGGAACCGGAGTTTCTTAAAacattttattgattttttttagtttttcataggtttgttttatagataatatAGTCATGGATGATCATCCCGTGGCGATAAGAGTTTTGCTGCTTCTACGATAGTTTTCATGTCTGATTCTTTAACTAAGTTTTGATTCCTTAACTAAGTTTCAACCCGGAATTCGGTAAGTTAGATTGTGGTGTTTTCCGCTACTGAATCATGGGAAGAATGCCATCAGCAACGTCGAATAGATGGGGCACAGTGATTCCACAAGAAAAATACATAGGCAAAGATCGATTCAAACACTGTTCCGACTAAACAAACCTACATTCCGCCATGGCAAATACCTTACGATCCCGATAAAACACTGGAGTTCACCGTTAATATAAATCAACACAGAATGAAATCGAAATCTACCGCTTAAAAGCAAGGGATTCACGTAACATTTCGTGTAGATAATAATGGTCTTCATATTATCTGTTAAATAAGCAATTGCAACTAGctttgaagcaaaaaaaaaaaaaaaatctcagcAGGAGGATTGAAATACTAACAGCACTGAGGTCCAAGAAAGAACTTGAAGCACATAAATTTATCGGTAACAGTCAAAAGGTTGATTCTATCTTGTCGTGAAGAGTTACCACCAAATCGTGTGCATCGTTTAGGAGTTTCCATACGTCGAGTTGGCCCGACATGCTATTGCACTCAGTTATAATGTCATCTGTGCTGCCATAATTCTCAATGATCAATTTCCTCTTCTGCAACACCGAAGCTGCAATGGCATAAAGTAATAGATCGTCTGTAGGGGGTGCTCTTTGTCTTATCCTACTCCAGGCGGCCTTCCCGATCCCAGCCCTAATGGCTGCCTGATCTGCCCACATCACCTCCCAGAGGCAAATTGTCTGTTCGAATGTCAATTCCCTTCTAAACAGTACCACCACCATTCTATAAACAAAAAAGCAATCCTCGGCTTTGAGCTTCTCCAGATGCCGGTAGAGGTGAGAGTCCTTACATTTGATTATCTTGGAAACGATATTAAGTTGCCTTCTGATCCCCACCTCATCGAGCCTAAAATTATGTCGAGCTTTCTTCATGAAACCTACAAAGCACCAAAAAGCTTCATAATCATCTGGGATGACTGAAATTATTGGAGAAAGGAGATCACTCATGCCCTGGCAGTAGCCAATTTCGGAATCGTAAAGCGCATAAGCTTCAAGGATGGTAACCAAACGTGCAGCATGGAAAATTACGTAAGGCTCCAGGTGATCATAATCCTTTAATCCAACAGCCTTAGCTAAACGGCATGCCCTCCGATCTGATACTGCAGCCTGAGAAACAGAGTATGGGATCCATTCAGTATTGGCACGAATGGCATCTAGACGAATGATTCGCTGCCAGGTGGAAAAATCTTCAGTTGCATGTAGTTTTGATAGCCATTCATTGGTCGAGGGAGAAAATTTCCTTTTCAAAGGCACATCAGAATCATTCTCCTCCTCACCATCCAAAAAGGTCGAACCCTGAATCACTTCAGGATCTTCAGATGAGTCAGAATCTGATGACTCGCTGTTCAGTGCCGACACATCAGCATTTGTTGTTCTTCTTGAACTATCATCTCCTTCCATTAAAGTATTGGATGGTTCATCTGAGTAGTCAGCATTTGGGTTCCTTTCGTCGCTAGACAGAGATTCTCTGGCACTAACCCCATCTTCAGAGCTAGATGTGTCTGTCTCCTGATTAAGACTTTCACTGTCTCCATTTTGACAAGTTCCACCAATTTCAGTCAAATTAAAACTCCTGGTGCTGGGTTTTGGGAGTTGGGAGCACTCTCTTCGAAGTTTTTCATATTCCTTCCTGCATTAATAGATTGACAAAAAGTGAAGAAATGAATCAAAGAAGTAAATTCTCAGTAACAATCAACTTTTACAGCTAAAAGGGTTTAGGGGtatattttttttaccttttctgAGTTCTAACAGCATCTCGTTCTTCTTCAGAACTGTTTAAGTCATAACTGTAGCAGACAAAAAGGAAACAATGTCATCATAAAAGGTAGCTAACATGATTAACTGTCCACATGCCCCAAGACAACTGTTATCCATGGAAAAGTAGAAACTTTTCATGATGTCTTGGCGTGATAGAGTAAAAGAACAACCATAGAACCAGCAGCAACAACAATAAGATACAATCATAAACACACAGGTTCAGTATACTTACACTCCCAGAAGAAATGGCCAGACCTCAGCCCTAATACCGGGATCAACACCCTGCATCAGTGGTTTACAAGATTAAGcattaaaattacaagaaaaatgaatAGGTTAGAGGTCCCCGTAACTCACCCTACTGCGAACTTTTTTCAAGAACTTTATCCCGCCATCCCGGAGTCTACCATCGGGGGTAAACAAACTTCTCCACTGCTGAGGTGAAAGGGCATGTTTCTTTCTCCGGCGAGACCAAGGTGTTTTGAGTCTACCGCTGAAAATAAAGGTCAATTTTACAAATGGGAAATGAGAAGCTACTGATAATGTGAAAACAATATGTGACATATCAACATAGAGGGCGAAAAATCAAAATCCCAAGAGCAAATATCTTAGCACTTACCAACAAATAGATTCTCTATTAttccaatttttcaatttaaaaatgttaatttgattTTCTCTATTAAGAGAATCTgatttatcataaaataaatattttctcaaaaaaatgtCTCTGTTCCATTTGATTTTGAGTcttcatattcaaaaatatactACTAGATTGAAGCAAATCTAAAAGTAGAAATAGTCGACGAACAAACTTGGCAAGGAACATTAACACTGATCCATCAAATAAGTAAAGCAAAGTAAATGCTAGTATTTCGAAATAAACAAGCAAAGAATCTAAATGTACACAAAGCAAACAAGTGGAGATCGAGATCTGAAACGAGAATCTAACGAGAGATCAAGCATTTAACGGAAAAGAAGGGACTTACCTATCAGCGGAAGAACAGGCAGCCGGTGAAGAAGAAGTAACAACGAAAAGAACCGAACGCAAATAAGTCCACGACGATGACGAAGACGACGAAGAAGATGACGATGAAGGCGAGTTCGAAGATGAAGACGAAGTCTGACTTCGTCTAAGCGCTTTCATCTATtacgatttgattttattttttttcctatttaatCAGCTACTCTCACTACGTGTCCTTACTAGGGTTTTCtgagattttattttaaatcttttttagCATTCAACTATGGATCAgtttttcatttccttttattttttctctcacCTGGTACTGGTGTAAAAAACGGTAGCGAAGAAAGCGTTACCGGCAATGGCGGTGACGGAGAAATCAGTTTTAGAAGGAGGTTTCGCCAAATCCGACCAGAATCCGCCGTCTCCACCGCCGCCGAAGTGGTGGATTACGGTCTGACCGTTGTTGTTGCTTGAAGGTACCATGGAAGTTTTAAGGTAAAGGAAAGCCCAAAACAAAGAGAGAAGCTTAAGCTGCCCCCCTTTCCTTTAGTCTCTCCCTCTAGACTGTCTCTGCTCTATCGAattttgagagagagagagagagagggttTTCAAAGTGAAAGACTTGCAGATTGACCTCAAGAAAAGCTCATTATTTCTAATCTCTccattatttctttattttagtgtttttctaTTGACATTAATTTCAACAACAAATCAGAacttaaattacaaatatatgtaAGAAATAACAATCAATTCTCCCTTTGTTACCCCATAATCACTTGCATTTTgtgtttttttactttttaaataagtaaattaatagttacatatttatttgtttctacttataaaaattatttcatgtattttatagCATATCAAGTGTAATTGTCTATTTATTCCGTCAAACATAAaagttttaataatataaattgataaaattttcattaaaaataatcaattttttctTTGACGCATAAAGATTAAATTGTCTATTTTTTAGTAACAATGATAAATTGCAAACTGACTCATCATATAAAGGTTTTCATAGTACGTTGACACATTTGTTACTTACTCTTTTAGTAAAAAATAGAGTCAATTTAGTATTACTCAATTGGCACAGTTGCTATTGTAACAATGAATAGGACATGATTTTAAGCGCATTTTTCttctaatttaaaagaattttaaagatatttgatTTGCCGTTAGtgcataaattttatatattatcaattaataataacatatcacatcttcattgaaaaaataaaaataaatgaaaaacttataaataaatattaataatcttatttgaatataattaaataataactaattataaaTAAACACTCAAATCCTAAAGTTTAAGCTTCGCCCCTAATGTTGAGATCCTAAACCAAATATCTTAATCCctaaattcaagagttattgatatttattctaatagtaataattaattgatatttaaataatattattagtatttatttataaatattctataatattttaattttatttaatgataatatatcatattattatttaatgtgatGCATGATATTCATATCTGCAcacaataaatcaaatattattcctaaaaaaattataattttaagcaaatattattcctaaaaaattataattataaagcttttcaaacacatacataaaacaaaacatttaacaacgtagtttaaaaaaatcatatttattcataatgatattattaaaattcaaaataaaaaaaatatatgatatttttaatttgtttaaaattaagaaaaaatgtttatatataaaagcagaataaattagtaaaatatgtcaaaaataaaagttaattggTTAAATaggttattttttaaatttaaggaaataaattgtttttttagGGTCTGTGAAAACACACTTAACCGAATATATTTTTcgataaatacaaaaaaatatatactttCATACTGCTGTGAATAAAACGTGCCCAACTAGACttattttcactaaaaaatacttatttaattattattattatttttgatatattgAGCTAATTTAGCCATAAAAGCAAATTATCAATGCAAATAATTACATTCACAACCTTCCATACAACAGTCAACAAAAGAGTGCTTTTTacctaattgatttttttatccttttttatcTGTTCACattacatgt
It includes:
- the LOC107924516 gene encoding outer envelope pore protein 37, chloroplastic, with translation MLEPSSQTPDYLISPITPPAPPSPPPPPTKPNQFLSLISNRPSLRVTSEFDSDSRVFFHKVSFKLFDDLAKLKLSFVNNVKREISEPLLALTSKHLSIHYDPEEKNALIKTSFDVGPKLQFKAAHDVKAKRGEVAMIANVADPGYAVEVSSPVPYIGLPKATIRFPTGEVTLEEREDEEVPSKLLINGILKGPILNGVGAAHYTDEELRLRYSYKDESLSFIPSISLPSNAVSFAFKRRFSPSDKLSYWYNFDSNCWSAVYKHTYDKDFKFKAGYDSEVRLGWASLWVGEENGKAKTAPMKMKVQFMLQVPQDDIKSSALMFRVKKRWDIL
- the LOC107923900 gene encoding molybdate-anion transporter; translation: MELFYFVVFGALGAVVAALELSKNSKDRINTSSAFNSFKNNYLVVYSLMMAGDWLQGPYVYYLYSTYGFGKGEIGQLFIAGFGSSMLFGTIVGSLADKQGRRRACVTYCITYMLSCITKHSPQYKILMVGRVLGGIATSLLFSAFESWLVAEHNKRGFEQQWLSLTFSKAIFLGNGLVAILAGLFGNVLVDSLSLGPVAPFDAAAIFLAIGMAIILSSWTENFGDPSENKDLLTQFRGAAVAIASDEKIALLGAIQSLFEGSMYTFVFLWTPALSPNEEEIPHGFIFATFMLASMLGSSLASRLMARSSPRVESYMQIVFVISSASLTLPIITNFLVAPSKVKGGSISFAGCLQLLGFCTFEACVGIFWPSIMKMRSQYIPEEARSTIMNFFRIPLNIFVCIVLYNVDAFPITVMFGMCSIFLLVASILQRRLMAISDKPKMENWTAMKERDPEAEALND
- the LOC107923899 gene encoding rab GTPase-activating protein 22, which produces MKALRRSQTSSSSSNSPSSSSSSSSSSSSWTYLRSVLFVVTSSSPAACSSADSGRLKTPWSRRRKKHALSPQQWRSLFTPDGRLRDGGIKFLKKVRSRGVDPGIRAEVWPFLLGVYDLNSSEEERDAVRTQKRKEYEKLRRECSQLPKPSTRSFNLTEIGGTCQNGDSESLNQETDTSSSEDGVSARESLSSDERNPNADYSDEPSNTLMEGDDSSRRTTNADVSALNSESSDSDSSEDPEVIQGSTFLDGEEENDSDVPLKRKFSPSTNEWLSKLHATEDFSTWQRIIRLDAIRANTEWIPYSVSQAAVSDRRACRLAKAVGLKDYDHLEPYVIFHAARLVTILEAYALYDSEIGYCQGMSDLLSPIISVIPDDYEAFWCFVGFMKKARHNFRLDEVGIRRQLNIVSKIIKCKDSHLYRHLEKLKAEDCFFVYRMVVVLFRRELTFEQTICLWEVMWADQAAIRAGIGKAAWSRIRQRAPPTDDLLLYAIAASVLQKRKLIIENYGSTDDIITECNSMSGQLDVWKLLNDAHDLVVTLHDKIESTF